The Plutella xylostella chromosome 9, ilPluXylo3.1, whole genome shotgun sequence genome has a segment encoding these proteins:
- the LOC105384454 gene encoding DNA excision repair protein ERCC-1, with protein MMDMDDEFDDLLAEVNIPTSPKRPKVEEQVIVSQPGSSKEGTSKPNTSKTHCVLVNQKQRGNPLLKFITCVPWEYDEIIPDYEIGRAICVLFISLRYHNMNPDYINNRLKELGKKYDLRVLLVQVDMKDPHTPLKNLTRICLLADLTLMLAWNPEEAAKIIENYKIYENKPPDRIMEKIENDPHQKIVNALSSVKPVNKTDAMTLITTFGTLENIIKATEHRLAECPGFGATKAKKLYKVLHEPFLKSGIRQEKKDEFEGDLSIEDLEQAENDLKGEEESETKDKPAESDGKNVQASDEIQSDQEAVMNVAENEVS; from the exons ATGATGGATATGGATGATGAATTCGACGATTTATTGGCTGAAGTAAATATTCCAACGTCTCCGAAGAGACCTAAGGTAGAAGAACAAGTTATTGTTAGTCAACCCG GAAGCTCGAAAGAGGGCACATCAAAACCTAACACCTCTAAAACTCATTGTGTATTAGTCAATCAAAAGCAG AGAGGCAATCCACTGTTGAAGTTCATAACATGTGTCCCATGGGAGTACGATGAGATCATCCCGGACTATGAGATAGGTCGAGCAATATGTGTGCTGTTCATATCACTGCGGTACCACAACATGAACCCGGATTATATCAATAACCGGTTGAAGGAACTCGGTAAAAAGTATGACTTGAGAGTGCTGTTGGTTCAG GTTGACATGAAAGATCCTCATACACCGTTAAAAAACTTAACAAGAATTTGCCTCCTAGCTGACCTGACATTGATGTTGGCATGGAACCCCGAGGAGGCGGCCAAGATTatagaaaactataaaatttatgaaaacaaaCCACCAGACAGAATCATGGAGAAAATTGAAAATGATCCTCATCAGAAA atAGTCAATGCACTAAGTTCAGTGAAACCAGTGAACAAAACCGATGCAATGACTCTGATCACCACATTTGGCACTTTAGAGAACATTATAAAAGCCACTGAACACAGGCTAGCTGAGTGTCCAGGCTTTGGTGCTACTAAAGCCAAGAAACTGTATAAAGTCCTCCATGAACCTTTTCTCAAAAGTGGCATAAGACAAGAGAAGAAAGATGAATTTGAAGGAGATTTAAGTATAGAAGACCTGGAGCAAGctgaaaatgatttaaaaGGTGAAGAGGAAAGTGAAACAAAAGATAAACCGGCTGAAAGTGATGGGAAAAATGTGCAAGCTTCAGATGAAATACAGAGTGATCAGGAAGCTGTAATGAATGTTGCGGAAAATGAAGTGAGCTAA